From the Spiroplasma chrysopicola DF-1 genome, one window contains:
- the thiI gene encoding tRNA uracil 4-sulfurtransferase ThiI — MNFDVILVRYGELTIKGKNRNDFINVLVKNIKNRLEKYQGFYQIDKQFDRLFIEILEPSYAEEILALMQQIYGISSLSFAKKLAKDLDVVGAMAVEIVKYYKPKTFKLEARRSDKTFPKNSTEIKQYLAPIILKNTEVKVDVHDPEMQIDIEVRRDFTYLFIKRIKALGGLPVGVSGKGMVMLSGGIDSPVAAYLMMKRGMAVEYLHFTTPPHTGPEALEKVKTLVQKLLPYAGTKTQRLHVVNFSMLQHELMHIPDSSYRITIMRRMFYRIANIIARHNKSQAIITGESLGQVASQTIESINVINAVAQMAVLRPVLCYDKNEIISISEQIDTYTTSILPFEDCCSLFVPKNPVTKPRLRSAEFQEKNLLWEDIINVIIEKHIVTYVIKGDEIYEEN, encoded by the coding sequence ATGAATTTTGACGTCATCTTAGTTCGCTATGGTGAATTAACAATTAAAGGAAAAAATCGTAATGATTTTATTAACGTTTTAGTTAAAAACATTAAAAATAGATTAGAAAAATATCAGGGATTTTATCAAATTGATAAACAATTTGATCGCTTATTTATAGAAATTTTAGAACCCTCATATGCTGAAGAAATTTTAGCTTTAATGCAACAGATTTATGGAATTTCATCGCTTTCGTTTGCTAAAAAATTAGCAAAAGATTTAGATGTTGTTGGGGCTATGGCTGTTGAAATCGTTAAATACTACAAGCCAAAAACTTTTAAGTTAGAAGCTCGTCGTAGTGATAAAACATTTCCCAAAAATTCAACAGAAATTAAACAATATTTGGCACCAATTATTTTAAAAAATACTGAGGTTAAAGTAGATGTCCATGATCCTGAAATGCAAATTGATATTGAAGTTCGCCGTGATTTTACCTATTTATTTATTAAAAGAATTAAAGCCCTTGGTGGTTTACCAGTTGGGGTATCAGGGAAAGGAATGGTAATGTTATCAGGGGGAATTGACTCCCCAGTTGCAGCTTATTTAATGATGAAACGTGGAATGGCGGTTGAATATTTACACTTTACAACACCACCCCATACTGGGCCTGAAGCATTAGAAAAGGTTAAAACATTAGTTCAAAAATTATTACCATATGCGGGGACAAAAACACAACGTTTACATGTTGTTAATTTTTCAATGTTACAACATGAGTTAATGCATATTCCTGATAGTTCATATCGAATTACAATTATGCGTCGGATGTTTTACCGAATTGCTAACATTATTGCACGCCATAATAAGAGTCAGGCGATAATTACGGGAGAATCATTAGGACAAGTTGCTTCCCAAACAATTGAAAGCATTAATGTTATTAATGCTGTTGCACAAATGGCTGTTTTACGTCCAGTGCTGTGTTATGACAAAAATGAAATTATTAGTATTTCTGAACAGATTGATACTTATACAACATCAATTTTGCCTTTTGAAGATTGTTGTAGTTTATTTGTCCCAAAAAACCCGGTCACAAAACCACGCTTACGTTCAGCTGAATTCCAAGAAAAAAATTTATTATGAGAAGATATAATAAATGTAATTATTGAGAAACATATTGTAACTTATGTCATTAAGGGAGATGAAATATATGAAGAAAATTAA
- a CDS encoding septation ring formation regulator EzrA — protein sequence MILTIVNNFWNNPIKLTLFILFIVLIIILTGLLVLWGKKITLKKLEIKILQKIDILKRLPLKYKIFRVSEIARNNNAYAKDLVIWRTKYEIIYEKKLVSCLEVLKKLYLPTKINGQTKQSHPNYKTLQPLYKELALLEDEGRKLLGEIDKQLQIELLQRDYILAHKIMFTALQEDAAKLQMNVSLDENKFNDFQRNIESMFNEFEEFLSAGDFSRTDQILSNITTSLTIFVEILDNIPQIKILLTKVVPNKLSLLKDKYVLFNKDENSKDILKYSFDELTTNIDEIKILISKHIDNLQYKKATKKTIEIINSINDFDNTIEHQKAIISCFKKYYKIVMDYINKIERSFNIVSRQIESLRSSSILTPKEDGIYREAMAKTKQLTHDTNYLVLEINKNGKDYVKFNNELVKLLENGITTHEAIAGVVKIIEKRNFAETEIRKTIHLLEVVLLQAEVRLNQLEYKKLLGKYEKVINDYRKSLDKIKSISFDVTKKEEVQEVTAKLDRLKTDVLKLFEKIKNNILLDILAQEALIYAQKYSLTNDAIENQLKNAEISYRSGDYDSSLFVSLKVLTEAKIGKSGKGS from the coding sequence ATGATTTTAACAATTGTTAATAATTTTTGAAATAATCCAATTAAATTAACACTATTTATTTTATTTATTGTTTTAATTATTATTTTGACTGGGTTATTAGTACTATGAGGGAAAAAAATCACTTTAAAAAAATTGGAGATTAAAATCTTGCAAAAAATTGATATTTTAAAGCGACTACCATTAAAATATAAGATTTTTCGGGTATCAGAAATTGCGCGTAATAATAATGCTTATGCAAAAGACCTAGTAATTTGACGAACAAAATATGAAATAATATATGAAAAAAAACTGGTTAGCTGTTTAGAAGTTTTAAAAAAATTATACCTACCAACTAAAATTAATGGCCAAACAAAACAAAGTCATCCAAATTATAAAACATTACAACCGTTATATAAAGAATTAGCGTTATTAGAAGATGAAGGACGTAAATTGCTGGGGGAAATTGATAAGCAGTTGCAAATAGAACTATTACAACGCGATTATATTTTGGCCCATAAAATTATGTTTACAGCATTACAAGAAGATGCGGCAAAATTGCAAATGAATGTTTCATTAGATGAAAATAAATTTAATGATTTTCAACGTAATATTGAAAGTATGTTTAACGAATTTGAAGAATTTTTATCAGCGGGGGATTTTAGTCGTACCGATCAAATTCTATCGAATATTACAACATCATTAACAATTTTTGTTGAAATTTTGGATAACATTCCCCAAATTAAAATTCTCTTAACAAAAGTTGTTCCCAATAAATTATCATTGTTAAAAGATAAATATGTTCTTTTTAATAAAGATGAAAATAGTAAAGATATTTTAAAATATAGTTTTGATGAATTAACGACAAATATTGATGAAATTAAAATTTTAATTTCAAAACATATTGATAATTTACAGTATAAAAAAGCGACAAAAAAAACGATTGAAATTATTAATAGTATTAATGATTTTGATAATACAATTGAACATCAAAAAGCAATTATTTCATGCTTTAAAAAGTATTATAAAATTGTTATGGATTATATTAATAAAATTGAACGAAGTTTTAACATTGTTTCGCGCCAAATTGAAAGTTTACGGAGTTCATCAATTTTGACCCCAAAAGAAGATGGGATTTATCGCGAAGCAATGGCCAAAACCAAACAGTTAACCCATGATACAAATTATTTAGTTTTAGAAATTAATAAAAATGGGAAAGATTATGTTAAGTTTAATAACGAACTAGTAAAATTGCTAGAGAATGGGATTACGACCCATGAAGCAATTGCTGGGGTTGTTAAAATTATTGAAAAACGTAATTTTGCTGAAACAGAAATTCGTAAAACAATTCATTTACTAGAAGTTGTTTTATTACAAGCAGAAGTAAGATTAAATCAATTAGAATATAAAAAATTATTAGGAAAATATGAAAAGGTAATTAATGATTATCGCAAAAGTTTAGATAAAATTAAAAGCATTTCATTTGATGTAACTAAAAAAGAGGAAGTCCAAGAAGTAACCGCTAAATTAGATCGGTTAAAAACAGATGTTTTAAAATTATTTGAAAAAATAAAAAATAATATTTTATTAGATATATTAGCCCAAGAAGCATTAATATATGCCCAAAAATATAGCTTAACAAATGATGCCATAGAAAATCAATTAAAGAATGCCGAAATCTCTTACCGAAGCGGAGATTATGATAGTTCGTTATTTGTTTCACTAAAGGTTTTAACAGAAGCAAAAATAGGGAAATCAGGGAAAGGGAGTTAA
- the rpsD gene encoding 30S ribosomal protein S4: protein MSRYLGSTFKKSRRYGFSILENDKEFSKGKKRTTAPGQHGQRRSKLSNYGLQLNEKQKVRYMYGLTERQFRNTYTKSKKMKGITGTNFLIALESRLDNLVYRMGLALTRAGARQLVNHSHILVNGKKVNIPSYSCKPGDVITLKEAAHKNVKILESLQSQVSTLDFVKFDKTKFTGTYVRFPLREELNVNINDALIVEWYNRLV from the coding sequence ATGTCACGTTATTTAGGAAGTACTTTTAAAAAGTCACGTCGTTACGGGTTTAGTATCTTAGAAAATGATAAAGAATTTTCAAAAGGGAAAAAAAGAACTACAGCCCCAGGTCAACATGGTCAACGTCGTAGTAAATTATCAAACTACGGTTTACAATTAAATGAAAAACAAAAAGTTAGATATATGTATGGATTAACAGAACGTCAATTCCGTAACACTTATACAAAATCAAAAAAAATGAAGGGAATTACTGGGACTAACTTCTTAATTGCCTTAGAATCACGTTTGGATAACTTAGTTTACCGAATGGGATTAGCATTAACACGTGCTGGAGCAAGACAATTAGTTAATCACTCACACATTTTAGTTAATGGAAAAAAAGTTAATATTCCTTCATACAGCTGTAAACCAGGAGATGTAATCACACTGAAAGAAGCTGCACATAAGAATGTTAAAATTTTAGAAAGTTTACAAAGCCAAGTAAGTACATTAGACTTTGTTAAATTTGATAAAACAAAATTCACTGGAACATATGTTCGTTTCCCATTACGTGAAGAACTAAATGTTAATATTAACGACGCGTTAATTGTTGAATGATATAACCGTTTAGTATAA
- the nagB gene encoding glucosamine-6-phosphate deaminase, whose protein sequence is MKVIIVDDKVAIGQTVGQMFVDAVKNNPKVIFGLATGSSPELTYQYLIEDYQANHTDWSNVKTFNLDEYIGLEPTHSQSYRYFMNEKLFNHINIKKENTYVPSGVGDYVALAKQYDEKIAMAGGIDLQLLGVGTNGHIGFNEPPADFDSLTGVVDLVEATFQANARFFDSINDVPKQAVSMGIKSILNARKIVLIADGEGKAQAIKHLVEGEISNLWPCTALQTHQDVTIVIDQKAASLLTKQ, encoded by the coding sequence ATGAAAGTAATTATTGTTGATGATAAAGTAGCGATTGGTCAAACTGTTGGTCAAATGTTTGTTGATGCGGTAAAAAATAATCCAAAGGTAATTTTTGGGTTAGCAACTGGTTCTTCCCCAGAATTAACGTACCAATATTTGATTGAAGATTACCAAGCAAACCATACTGATTGAAGCAATGTGAAGACTTTTAACTTGGATGAATATATAGGGTTAGAGCCAACTCATTCTCAAAGTTATCGTTATTTTATGAATGAAAAATTATTTAACCACATTAATATTAAGAAAGAAAATACATATGTTCCTTCTGGTGTTGGTGATTATGTTGCGTTAGCAAAACAATATGATGAAAAAATTGCAATGGCTGGCGGAATTGATCTGCAATTATTAGGGGTTGGAACAAATGGTCACATTGGCTTCAATGAACCACCTGCTGATTTTGATTCTTTAACAGGAGTTGTTGATTTAGTTGAAGCAACATTCCAAGCTAATGCCCGTTTTTTTGATTCAATTAATGATGTACCAAAACAAGCAGTTTCAATGGGGATTAAATCAATTTTAAATGCCCGTAAAATTGTTTTAATTGCTGATGGGGAAGGGAAAGCTCAAGCAATTAAACATTTGGTTGAAGGAGAAATTAGTAACTTATGGCCTTGTACAGCCTTACAAACACATCAAGATGTTACAATTGTAATTGATCAAAAAGCAGCATCATTATTAACAAAACAATAA
- a CDS encoding DAK2 domain-containing protein produces the protein MEFNAKSFKNALISGYNNLYNFYPEIDKLNVFPVPDGDTGTNMNLTMTNAIKDIRDLEGDSVSKLADAFARGLIMGARGNSGVILSQIFRGFANGLKETDEFSAAAVKTAMIQAKEVAYKAVMKPVEGTILTVIRETAENVEKITEELTVPALFRKIVVFSNESLKGTPELLPVLKEVGVVDSGGFGLVKVFEGMTEYLETGKVVAQRKKHAENTGNNVAMNLENEEFGYCTETIVILNEYYEKNIDVNNVRQTLEDQGGQSIVAVVDKDILKVHVHTLVPGLILTFLQKHGEFKNIKVENMTLQAEKHVKTIKADRELKNKEAIIAVTPSVGIARFFKTDLNIQATVNGGQSMNPSTDDYLKAIEEVDAVDVFILPNNSNAILAAQQAAKVEKKSNVYVIPTSSVQEGMVATLAFEQGELAKKNYSTLKAALKNVASLSVTQAAKTTSIDGVKITKGEYLGVLNKKIVCSHPTLIQTLKQLFAKSITKTSEIITIFTGEDAETKDINMIKKLLDESYDVEYEFVNGEQQLYPFLIAVE, from the coding sequence ATGGAATTTAATGCCAAATCTTTTAAGAATGCACTAATTAGTGGATATAATAACTTATACAATTTTTATCCAGAAATTGATAAGTTAAACGTTTTTCCTGTTCCCGACGGTGATACAGGAACTAATATGAATTTAACAATGACAAATGCTATTAAAGATATTAGAGATTTAGAAGGAGATTCAGTAAGTAAACTTGCTGATGCTTTTGCGCGTGGTTTAATAATGGGAGCACGAGGGAATTCAGGAGTTATTCTTTCTCAAATTTTTCGTGGTTTTGCTAATGGTTTAAAAGAAACAGACGAATTTTCAGCAGCAGCTGTTAAAACAGCAATGATTCAAGCGAAAGAAGTAGCTTATAAAGCAGTAATGAAACCAGTAGAGGGGACAATCTTAACGGTAATTCGTGAAACAGCAGAAAATGTTGAAAAAATTACTGAAGAGTTGACTGTACCAGCCTTATTTCGTAAAATTGTCGTTTTTTCAAATGAATCATTAAAAGGGACACCAGAATTATTACCAGTTTTAAAAGAAGTAGGTGTCGTTGATTCAGGAGGATTTGGTTTAGTTAAAGTTTTTGAAGGAATGACTGAATATTTAGAAACAGGTAAAGTAGTTGCCCAACGGAAAAAACATGCTGAAAATACTGGAAATAATGTCGCAATGAATCTAGAAAATGAAGAATTTGGTTATTGTACTGAAACAATTGTCATATTAAATGAATATTATGAAAAAAATATTGATGTTAACAATGTTCGTCAAACATTAGAAGATCAAGGTGGACAGTCAATTGTCGCTGTTGTTGATAAAGATATTTTAAAAGTGCACGTACATACATTAGTACCAGGGCTGATTTTAACATTTTTACAAAAACATGGTGAATTTAAAAATATTAAAGTTGAAAATATGACTTTACAAGCGGAAAAACATGTTAAAACAATTAAAGCTGACCGTGAACTTAAAAATAAAGAGGCAATTATTGCTGTTACACCAAGTGTTGGAATTGCTCGTTTCTTTAAAACTGATTTAAATATTCAAGCAACAGTTAATGGCGGACAATCAATGAACCCTTCAACTGATGATTATTTAAAAGCAATTGAAGAAGTTGATGCAGTTGATGTCTTTATTCTTCCAAATAATAGTAATGCCATTTTGGCAGCTCAACAGGCCGCAAAAGTTGAAAAAAAATCAAATGTTTATGTTATCCCAACTTCATCAGTTCAGGAAGGAATGGTGGCAACATTAGCTTTTGAGCAAGGAGAATTAGCGAAAAAGAATTATTCAACTTTAAAAGCAGCGTTAAAAAATGTGGCTAGTTTATCAGTTACCCAAGCGGCAAAAACAACATCAATTGATGGCGTTAAGATTACTAAAGGGGAATATTTAGGGGTTTTAAATAAAAAAATTGTTTGTTCACATCCAACATTAATCCAAACTCTTAAACAATTATTTGCCAAATCAATCACAAAAACTAGCGAAATTATTACAATTTTTACTGGTGAAGATGCTGAAACAAAAGATATCAACATGATTAAAAAGTTATTAGATGAAAGCTATGATGTTGAATATGAATTTGTAAATGGGGAACAACAATTATATCCGTTCTTAATAGCTGTTGAATAA
- a CDS encoding Asp23/Gls24 family envelope stress response protein, with product MEKNSFESIANIVYSAVITVPGVAGFARLSEDDSDEESATLLITDYSQSIKLKQVEGKYVIDIFLILLEGSNIRDVSQEVQIRIKYELEKLDSFPTDFIVNVHIQDLLV from the coding sequence ATGGAAAAAAATAGTTTTGAATCAATTGCTAACATTGTTTATAGTGCTGTTATTACGGTACCTGGTGTAGCTGGTTTTGCAAGATTATCAGAAGATGACAGTGACGAAGAGAGTGCCACATTATTAATTACAGATTATTCACAATCAATTAAATTAAAGCAAGTTGAGGGTAAGTATGTTATTGATATTTTTTTAATTTTATTAGAAGGTTCTAATATTAGAGATGTTAGTCAAGAGGTACAAATCCGAATCAAATATGAATTGGAAAAACTTGATTCTTTCCCAACTGATTTTATAGTTAATGTTCATATTCAAGACTTACTAGTATAA
- a CDS encoding DNA-3-methyladenine glycosylase yields the protein MTEPWRIKWHLDAKTLAVLINDADKNKLAPWYTFLKNKQWNIIKVRVVLPTESFISVMKIFFPGEIINRDEEGIFVQTGKGILKLLVVQKKGTPIITNFANPQIAQELHLGSWFDQNEYETTFLLSKS from the coding sequence ATGACAGAACCATGAAGAATCAAATGGCATTTAGATGCAAAAACTTTAGCAGTTCTAATTAATGATGCTGATAAAAACAAATTAGCCCCATGATATACATTTCTAAAAAATAAACAATGAAATATTATTAAAGTTCGTGTTGTTCTTCCAACCGAAAGTTTTATTAGCGTAATGAAGATTTTTTTCCCAGGAGAAATTATTAACCGCGACGAAGAAGGGATTTTTGTTCAAACTGGCAAGGGAATTTTAAAACTACTAGTTGTTCAAAAAAAGGGAACACCAATTATAACAAACTTTGCCAATCCGCAAATTGCTCAGGAATTACATTTAGGATCTTGATTTGATCAAAACGAATATGAAACAACATTTTTATTATCAAAATCTTAA
- the rpmB gene encoding 50S ribosomal protein L28, with product MARKCEITGKAALSGNKRSHAMNASRRKWNVNLQKVRIVVDGEVKTLRVATRTLKTLKRKGQIAQ from the coding sequence ATGGCAAGAAAATGTGAAATTACAGGTAAAGCAGCGCTTTCAGGAAACAAACGCTCACACGCTATGAATGCTTCACGTCGTAAATGAAATGTAAACTTACAAAAAGTTCGTATTGTAGTTGACGGTGAAGTAAAAACATTACGTGTAGCAACTAGAACCTTAAAAACATTAAAACGTAAAGGTCAAATTGCACAATAA
- a CDS encoding thiamine diphosphokinase, whose translation MGKSNVLIVCTDKMTNLQPYQDYFKIGVEQGCLALLKNFNQIDLACADFDSVSQPEYEQIKAIATELYHYPAEKDYLDAELAVQAAIKLNPHQIVLVADGPRFDMDLACLWLIINYNIIFLNEHNYVYQLEMGENVINPREGFRYFSIIAYEQAVITIKDCKYNVTDFVLSLLSPNAISNELLGHPGTVVVNSGKVIVIYSK comes from the coding sequence ATGGGAAAAAGTAATGTTTTAATAGTTTGTACAGACAAAATGACTAATTTACAACCTTATCAGGACTATTTTAAAATTGGTGTTGAACAAGGGTGTTTAGCGCTACTTAAAAATTTCAATCAAATTGATTTGGCTTGCGCTGACTTTGATTCGGTCTCACAACCAGAATATGAACAAATTAAAGCTATTGCAACAGAACTTTACCATTATCCAGCCGAAAAAGACTATTTAGATGCTGAATTAGCTGTTCAAGCGGCAATTAAGCTTAATCCTCACCAAATCGTTCTTGTAGCAGATGGACCACGTTTTGACATGGATTTAGCTTGTTTATGACTAATTATTAATTATAATATTATCTTTTTAAACGAACATAACTATGTTTATCAATTAGAAATGGGAGAGAATGTTATCAACCCCCGAGAGGGTTTTCGTTATTTTTCAATAATTGCTTATGAACAAGCTGTTATTACAATTAAAGATTGTAAATATAATGTTACGGATTTTGTTTTATCATTGTTATCACCAAATGCTATTAGTAATGAATTACTTGGCCATCCAGGAACAGTTGTTGTTAATAGTGGTAAAGTGATTGTCATTTATTCAAAATAA
- the rpe gene encoding ribulose-phosphate 3-epimerase has product MSKFIIAPSILSANFLNLDQELILIEQGGVTWIHFDVMDGDFVPNLTFGPKILNDITNKHNLFVDCHLMVKIKNGSVEDYLKPFIEAKANAITLHYEALTTEQINEFLALKTKYELKFGLAINPATNVEKILPFLPFLDLILVMTVEPGFGGQAFLPDAAEKIAHLRKFIDKNKLKTLISVDGGINNQTAKICQDFGVDILVAGSYLFGHPDLLERLEALTDGKK; this is encoded by the coding sequence ATGTCAAAATTTATTATTGCCCCTAGCATTTTAAGCGCTAATTTTTTAAATCTAGATCAAGAATTAATTTTAATTGAACAAGGTGGAGTTACTTGAATCCATTTTGATGTTATGGATGGTGATTTTGTGCCAAATTTAACGTTCGGCCCAAAAATTTTAAATGATATTACTAATAAACATAATTTATTTGTTGATTGTCATTTAATGGTCAAGATTAAAAATGGCAGTGTTGAAGATTATTTAAAGCCCTTTATTGAGGCAAAAGCAAATGCTATTACGCTTCATTATGAGGCTTTAACTACCGAACAAATTAATGAATTCTTAGCTTTGAAAACAAAATATGAGCTTAAATTTGGTTTAGCAATTAACCCCGCAACTAATGTTGAAAAAATTTTACCATTTTTACCGTTTTTAGATCTTATTCTTGTTATGACTGTTGAACCAGGCTTTGGTGGTCAGGCTTTTCTACCGGATGCCGCTGAAAAAATCGCCCATCTTCGAAAATTTATTGATAAAAATAAATTAAAAACTTTAATTTCTGTTGATGGAGGAATTAATAACCAAACAGCAAAAATTTGTCAAGATTTTGGTGTTGATATTTTAGTAGCAGGAAGTTATTTATTTGGGCACCCTGATTTATTAGAACGTTTAGAGGCTTTAACTGATGGGAAAAAGTAA
- the rsgA gene encoding ribosome small subunit-dependent GTPase A has translation MEKTGLIVSVISEFCYVKEANNNVIYECKSKGLFRHHNQRPLVGDHVDFIVQNNEQGTITKIHPRKNELYRPKIANIDQTVIITSLQSPNFSSYLLNKFLAIIEYKGITPIIVFTKNDLLAQDDDLHHKYLKWYPQMGYQTFILSNNVPSPSEWDAFKATLINKISVFTGQTGSGKSTTINTLLEQNLIKTQEISKALGRGKHTTTNNKMYEISNGIVIDTPGFSSFDLREFTPEQLAISYHLFTENSRFCKFRHCLHLNEPHCKIKELVTTEIIPTFFYNDYCKIMSELTERK, from the coding sequence ATGGAAAAAACAGGTTTAATTGTTTCAGTGATTAGTGAGTTTTGCTATGTAAAAGAAGCTAATAACAATGTTATTTATGAATGTAAAAGTAAAGGTTTATTTCGCCATCATAATCAGCGTCCGCTTGTTGGTGATCATGTTGATTTTATTGTTCAAAATAATGAACAAGGGACAATTACAAAAATTCACCCTCGTAAAAACGAATTATATCGTCCAAAAATTGCCAATATAGATCAAACTGTGATAATTACATCTTTACAGAGCCCTAATTTTAGTAGTTATCTATTAAATAAGTTTTTAGCAATTATTGAATATAAGGGAATTACGCCAATTATTGTGTTTACAAAAAATGATTTACTTGCCCAAGATGATGATTTACATCATAAGTATTTAAAATGATATCCACAAATGGGCTATCAAACTTTTATTTTAAGTAATAATGTTCCTTCACCATCAGAATGAGATGCTTTTAAAGCGACCTTAATTAATAAGATTTCTGTTTTTACTGGTCAAACTGGGAGTGGTAAATCAACAACAATTAATACGTTACTTGAACAAAATTTAATTAAGACCCAAGAAATTTCTAAGGCATTAGGTCGTGGAAAACATACGACAACAAATAATAAAATGTATGAGATTAGCAATGGGATTGTGATTGATACCCCAGGTTTTTCATCCTTTGATTTACGGGAATTTACACCAGAACAATTAGCGATTTCGTATCATCTTTTTACCGAAAATAGCCGTTTTTGTAAATTTCGTCATTGTTTGCATCTAAATGAACCCCATTGTAAAATAAAAGAGTTAGTAACAACTGAAATAATTCCAACATTTTTTTACAATGATTATTGTAAAATTATGAGTGAATTAACAGAAAGGAAATAA
- a CDS encoding serine/threonine-protein kinase → MGKITSGTILYERYQIIDKIADGGMAEVFEGYDLILKRYVAIKMMSVSLSKNKEAVDRFNKEYNSIAQFSHPNVVKVYGTFEAFDRQCIVLELVRGYTLKDRLLTLGPCTNKELIYFFDAINQAIIEAHKNDIIHRDIKPENILISYDGKIKVADFGVAILENSEDSENGKIIGTAKYMAPEIVQSRPATKKSDLYALGIMLYELAVGVTPFVGKNPTLVAVKHVKELPLAPKLINNKINQVLENIILKAIAKDPSERFETVAEFNSALKVIDSQDHQHDKPIKLKNWVTIKNHRSKLQDRYLSLPVYFSKTWVFLILALLLLAISVLLVGVFV, encoded by the coding sequence ATGGGAAAAATAACAAGTGGTACGATTTTATATGAACGTTATCAAATAATTGATAAAATTGCTGACGGAGGAATGGCCGAAGTTTTCGAGGGCTATGATTTAATTTTAAAACGTTATGTGGCAATTAAAATGATGTCAGTTAGTTTATCAAAAAATAAAGAAGCTGTTGATCGTTTTAATAAAGAATATAATTCAATTGCCCAATTTTCTCATCCAAATGTTGTTAAAGTTTATGGAACTTTTGAAGCATTTGATCGCCAGTGTATTGTTTTAGAACTAGTACGGGGATATACGTTAAAAGATCGTTTGTTAACTTTAGGGCCATGTACAAATAAGGAACTAATTTATTTTTTTGATGCCATAAATCAAGCAATTATTGAAGCCCATAAAAATGACATTATTCACCGTGATATCAAACCAGAAAATATCCTAATTTCATATGATGGCAAAATTAAAGTTGCTGATTTTGGGGTTGCTATTTTAGAAAATAGTGAAGATAGTGAAAATGGTAAAATAATTGGGACAGCAAAATATATGGCCCCAGAAATTGTCCAATCTCGTCCAGCAACAAAAAAAAGTGACTTATATGCTTTAGGTATTATGTTATATGAATTAGCAGTTGGGGTAACTCCTTTTGTCGGTAAAAATCCAACATTAGTAGCTGTTAAGCATGTAAAAGAATTACCATTAGCACCAAAATTAATTAATAATAAAATTAATCAAGTGTTAGAAAATATTATTCTAAAAGCGATTGCGAAGGACCCTAGTGAACGGTTTGAAACAGTTGCTGAGTTTAATAGTGCATTAAAAGTAATTGATAGCCAGGACCATCAACATGATAAACCAATTAAATTAAAAAACTGGGTAACAATCAAAAATCATCGTAGTAAATTACAAGATCGTTATTTATCATTGCCAGTTTATTTTAGTAAAACATGAGTATTTTTAATTTTAGCGTTACTTTTATTGGCAATTAGTGTTTTATTAGTTGGAGTTTTTGTTTAA